The DNA window TAGAAATCTTAATCAAATAATTCCTTCAAACTCTAACTCTTCAATGGTTTGTAAACCACGAGCATCGCCCAATTTTAACAAAGCACTTTTGGCATCTTCTTTTACCCCTAAATCCTCATCTTCGACTAAGGCTTCAATAAGAGCATCGATAGCAGTATTATAAACCACATTATTAGGTAATTCTCGACATAAGCGCCCGACAGTCCAAGCGCAGTTACTTCTCACGGCTGAAATGGGGTCTTTTCTTAGGGTTTTGATTAAAACTGGTATGGCTGTAATAGTATCTTCATACTTTAATTTGGCGATATTTGCTATGCTACTAGCCGACCACAACCGTACCGCAACAATGTCATATTTAAGGGCATGGAGAAGAGGTTTAAAGCTATTGGAATCAGCACTATTACCCAGCGCCCACACCACTCCTTTACGCACATAACCATTCCAATCATTTTGTAAGGTATTAATGAGGGGAGAAACGGCTGATGGATGAGTGTTGCGCCCTAAAGCGTAGGCGGCACTCACTCTAATTAACGGGCAAGTATGGGTTAAACGCTCAATTAATAAAGGGATGGCACGATGATCGCTAATTTCGCAAAACGCCCTTACTCCTCTGATTTGCTCCTGTAAATTGCCATGGGAAATTAACCCCAGCATCTCGTCAGGATCGGGCTTGGGGGGGATTTCTGCCTCAATCATATCTAAAGGGTTGAGGTCGTCAATTTCGAGGGCGCTGTTGCTTAAACTAGAATCATTCATAGCACACCATTTTATCTTGTCTTAATGCAAGGGTAAATACTTTTTGGGGTAATTTGTTACGGAAATTAATAATTCTATCAAAAAACGGTGGAGGGCGCTTATCTTCCCACTGATTAAATGATCAGCTATGACTGCCACTAATTATCTACAATCGCTATAGCAATCCCATTATAGTTATAAAGATATTTTCAAAATGAAAAAACTTGCTTTAAAAAT is part of the Cyanobacterium sp. T60_A2020_053 genome and encodes:
- a CDS encoding HEAT repeat domain-containing protein, with product MNDSSLSNSALEIDDLNPLDMIEAEIPPKPDPDEMLGLISHGNLQEQIRGVRAFCEISDHRAIPLLIERLTHTCPLIRVSAAYALGRNTHPSAVSPLINTLQNDWNGYVRKGVVWALGNSADSNSFKPLLHALKYDIVAVRLWSASSIANIAKLKYEDTITAIPVLIKTLRKDPISAVRSNCAWTVGRLCRELPNNVVYNTAIDALIEALVEDEDLGVKEDAKSALLKLGDARGLQTIEELEFEGII